The following proteins come from a genomic window of Miscanthus floridulus cultivar M001 chromosome 2, ASM1932011v1, whole genome shotgun sequence:
- the LOC136537002 gene encoding cysteine proteinase inhibitor 8-like: MRGAMLALVNDSDFHGDPHIQELGRWAVSEYDTAASDSLVFSKVVSGEEQVVAGTNYKLIIEATKGAGKNATYGAAVYEEWTKTRQLLSFAPAN, from the exons ATGCGAGGGGCAATGCTGGCGTTGGTGAACGACTCG gattttcatggggatcccCACATCCAAGAGCTCGGCCGCTGGGCAGTTTCGGAGTACGATACGGCGGCCAGCGATAGTCTGGTCTTCAGCAAGGTGGTGAGCGGCGAGGAGCAGGTCGTCGCCGGGACGAACTACAAGCTGATCATCGAAGCGACCAAGGGCGCCGGGAAAAACGCGACGTATGGGGCGGCGGTGTACGAGGAGTGGACCAAGACGCGGCAACTACTATCGTTTGCGCCGGCGAACTGA